The genomic segment ACTTCATTACCTACTCTCTGTCACATGGATAGTTCGATCACCGCTCCGCTCTACAGAGACATCACCGACTTCGCCCATGAGATGCCCACGTGGGTCCAGCACGTGGCCGAGATATGGACAGAACTCGGTCTGATCGTCTTCGGCGTGCTGTTCCTCTCCGGTTGGTGGTGGGCACGGCGCTCGCACGCGGACGTGCTGGCCCTCGCCGTGCTGGCGCCGTTGGCGACGGCCGTCGCGTACGTCGGCAGCGAAGTCCTCAAGTCCGTGGTGGACGAGGACCGTCCGTGCCGGACCGTGGCCGGAGCGGCCGCCTCGCTGGTGACGTGCCCGGCGGTGGGCGACTGGTCGTTCCCCAGCAACCACTCGGCGATCGCGGGGGCGGCGGCCGTCGCCCTGGCCTTCGCCCGGCCCCGCAGCGCCTGGTTCACCTTCCCGATGGCACTGCTGATGGCCTTCTCGCGGGTCTTCGTCGGGGTCCACTACCCGCACGACGTGGCGGTGGGTCTGCTGATGGGCGGGGCGGTGTCGGCCCTGGTGATCG from the Streptomyces sp. AM 4-1-1 genome contains:
- a CDS encoding phosphatase PAP2 family protein, which encodes MDSSITAPLYRDITDFAHEMPTWVQHVAEIWTELGLIVFGVLFLSGWWWARRSHADVLALAVLAPLATAVAYVGSEVLKSVVDEDRPCRTVAGAAASLVTCPAVGDWSFPSNHSAIAGAAAVALAFARPRSAWFTFPMALLMAFSRVFVGVHYPHDVAVGLLMGGAVSALVIVALIRPARALAKTVRGSASPLAAWVSGPGAGSHAMDRGR